One segment of Methanoculleus taiwanensis DNA contains the following:
- a CDS encoding phosphoglycerate kinase: MRKKSIQDIDVHGKRLLIRVDYNVPLDSSGAISDDTRIRATLPTIRYLLERNARIILCSHLGRPGGKAVDSLRLAPVAERLSELLDKPVAALRDCVGPEVEAAVSGMRNGDVVLLENLRFHKGEKANDPGFARDLARLADVYVNDAFGVSHRVQASVVGVPNYLPAVAGLLLQRELDLFADLLEHPERPFAAVIGGAKVSDKLAVLENVITKVDLLIIGGGMASTFITSEGFRVGASRVEADQLDSVRQIEKKAESLPVTLLLPRDVVVADLLEAGAKTRTVPITAIPEGCRIADIGPETVHDFSEALSRCRTAIWNGPMGIFEIPEFATGTRQVAEAIASIRGTTAVGGGSTIEAVERFGFADRISHISTGGGAVLELLAGKPLPGVEALQDAMPELMEKRA, translated from the coding sequence ATGAGGAAAAAATCCATACAGGATATCGATGTGCATGGAAAGCGTTTACTTATCCGGGTCGATTACAACGTCCCGCTGGACAGCAGCGGGGCTATCTCCGATGATACCCGGATACGTGCAACACTGCCGACGATACGTTACCTGCTCGAGAGGAATGCACGGATCATTCTCTGTTCTCACCTCGGCCGGCCGGGTGGAAAGGCGGTGGACTCTCTCCGACTCGCCCCGGTCGCCGAACGCCTCTCCGAGTTGCTGGATAAACCCGTCGCGGCGCTCCGCGACTGTGTCGGGCCGGAGGTCGAGGCAGCTGTCTCCGGCATGAGAAACGGGGATGTCGTGCTGCTCGAGAATCTCCGGTTCCACAAGGGAGAGAAAGCAAACGACCCCGGGTTTGCCAGAGATCTTGCACGTCTTGCCGACGTGTACGTCAACGATGCTTTCGGAGTCTCCCACCGTGTCCAGGCATCGGTGGTCGGCGTTCCGAACTACCTGCCTGCGGTGGCGGGGCTGCTCCTGCAGCGGGAGCTCGATCTCTTTGCAGATCTTCTCGAACACCCAGAGCGGCCGTTTGCTGCGGTTATCGGCGGTGCGAAAGTGAGCGACAAACTCGCTGTCCTTGAGAATGTCATCACGAAGGTGGATCTGTTGATCATCGGGGGAGGCATGGCATCCACCTTCATCACGAGTGAGGGATTCCGCGTCGGAGCATCGCGTGTGGAAGCGGATCAGCTCGATTCGGTCCGGCAGATCGAGAAGAAGGCCGAATCGCTGCCGGTCACCCTCCTCCTCCCGCGCGACGTCGTCGTGGCCGATCTGCTGGAGGCGGGCGCAAAGACACGCACCGTTCCGATAACCGCGATTCCGGAGGGATGCCGCATTGCCGATATCGGACCGGAGACGGTTCATGACTTTTCGGAGGCGCTCTCCCGCTGCCGTACCGCCATCTGGAACGGACCCATGGGTATCTTTGAGATCCCCGAGTTTGCAACGGGAACCCGGCAGGTCGCGGAGGCTATTGCCTCGATCCGGGGAACCACGGCAGTCGGTGGCGGTTCGACTATCGAGGCGGTCGAGCGGTTTGGGTTTGCGGATCGGATCTCGCATATATCGACGGGCGGCGGAGCCGTACTGGAACTCCTTGCGGGAAAACCGTTGCCCGGGGTCGAGGCGCTCCAGGATGCGATGCCGGAGCTCATGGAGAAGCGAGCCTGA
- a CDS encoding HypC/HybG/HupF family hydrogenase formation chaperone encodes MCIAMPAEVLEIKDENIGVVDFGDLRQEVRLDLVDVEVGEFVLVHVGFAIQKLSREEGLETREIFRQVHAAMMEE; translated from the coding sequence ATGTGCATCGCAATGCCCGCTGAAGTACTGGAGATCAAGGACGAGAATATCGGGGTCGTGGACTTCGGCGACCTGCGGCAGGAAGTCAGGCTCGATCTCGTGGACGTGGAGGTCGGCGAGTTCGTGCTGGTTCACGTCGGGTTTGCAATTCAGAAACTCTCGAGAGAGGAAGGGCTCGAGACCCGTGAGATCTTCCGGCAGGTTCATGCAGCGATGATGGAGGAGTAA
- a CDS encoding hydrogenase maturation nickel metallochaperone HypA/HybF gives MHEYSIAHDIYATARRAALENKADQVKCVHIDFGEMAMVNPEQVKFLFEVIIEEDPLFAGATLDCRNVAIRSRCACGYEGNERFVCPECGKLPEIVDGREVVVTNIEIEVAD, from the coding sequence ATGCACGAGTACAGCATTGCCCACGACATCTACGCGACCGCACGCCGCGCTGCCCTCGAGAACAAAGCAGACCAGGTGAAATGCGTCCACATCGATTTCGGCGAGATGGCAATGGTGAACCCGGAGCAGGTGAAGTTTCTCTTCGAGGTTATCATCGAGGAGGATCCGCTCTTTGCCGGGGCGACGCTCGACTGCCGGAACGTCGCGATCAGATCCCGTTGCGCCTGCGGATACGAAGGGAACGAGCGGTTCGTCTGTCCGGAATGCGGGAAACTTCCCGAGATCGTCGACGGCAGGGAAGTCGTCGTCACTAACATCGAGATTGAAGTCGCGGACTGA